Proteins encoded in a region of the Balaenoptera ricei isolate mBalRic1 chromosome 19, mBalRic1.hap2, whole genome shotgun sequence genome:
- the PHLPP2 gene encoding PH domain leucine-rich repeat-containing protein phosphatase 2 isoform X3, with protein MLRFYGEKPCQMDHLDRILLSGIYNVRKGKTQLHKWAERLVVLCGTCLIVSSVKDCQTGKMHILPLVGGKVEEVKRRQYCLAFSSAGAQAQTYHVSFETLAEYQRWQRQSSKVVSQRISTVDLSCHSLEEVPEHLFYSQDITYLNLRHNFMQLERPGGLDTFYKFSQLKGLNLSHNKLGSFPVLLCEISTLTELNLSCNGFHDLPSQIGNLLNLQTLCLDGNFLTTLPEELGNLQQLSSLGISFNNFSQIPKVYEKLTMLDKVVMAGNQLEVLNLGVLNCMSHVKHVDLRMNHLKTMVIENLEGNKYITHMDLRDNRLTDLDLSSLCNLEQLHCERNQLRELTLSGFSLRTLYASSNRLTAVNVYPVPSLLTSLELSRNLLECVPDWACEAKKIEILDVSYNLLTEIPMRILSSLSLRKLMVGHNHVQNLPALVEHIPLEVLDIQHNLLTRLPDTLFSKALNLRYLNASANSLESLPSTCTGEESLSALQLLYLTNNLLTDQCVPVLVGHPHLRILHLANNQLQTFPASKLNKLEQLEELNLSGNKLKTIPTTIANCKRLHTLVAHSNHISIFPEILQLPQIQFVDLSCNDLTEILIPEALPATLQDLDLTGNTNLVLEHKTLDTFSHITTLKIDQKPLPTTDSTVTSTFWSHGLAEMAGQRNKLCVSALAVDNFAEGVGAVYGMFDGDRNEELPRLLQCTMADVLLEEVQQSTNDTVFMAHTFLVSHRKLGMAGQKLGSSALLCYIRPDTADPTSSFSLTVANVGTCQAVLCRSGKPVPLSKVFSLEQDPEEAQRVKDQKAIITEDNKVNGVTCCTRLLGCTYLYPWILPRPHISSTPLTIQDELLILGNKALWEHLSYTEAVNAVCRVQDPLAAAKKLCTLAQSYGCQDNVGAMVVYLNVGEEGCTCEMNGLTLPGPVGFASTAVIKDPPKPTTPSSSSGVASEFSSEMSTSEVSSEVGSTASDEHNTVGLDAGLLSRPERRCSLHPTPTSGVFQRQPSCATFSSNQSDNGLDSDDDQPVEGVMTNGSKVEVEVDIHCCRGRQLENSPALRENSPTPCLEERARGLAFGIRRQNSVNSGILLPVSKDKTELQKSPSTSCLYGKKLSNGSIVPLEDSLNLIEVATEAPRKKTGYFAAPAQLEPEDQFVVPRDLEEEVKEQMKHHQESRPEPEPSQEGRTELAEEFDTAL; from the exons GTGGTGTCCCAGCGTATCAGTACCGTGGACCTCTCGTGTCACAGCCTTGAGGAGGTTCCTGAGCATCTCTTCTACAGTCAAGATATCACCTACCTCAACTTGCGACACAACTTCATGCAATTAGAAAGACCAGGGGGCCTTGACACTTTCTACAA attttcTCAGCTTAAGGGCCTGAACTTGTCCCATAATAAGCTTGGGTCATTTCCTGTACTGTTATGTGAAATTTCTACCCTGACCGAGCTCAACCTTTCCTGTAATGGATTCCACGACCTGCCGAGTCAGATTGGCAATCTGCTGAA TCTTCAAACCCTCTGTCTTGATGGCAACTTTCTGACTACTTTACCTGAAGAATTGGGAAATCTGCAACAGCTTTCCTCCCTGGGAATTTCCTTCAACAACTTTAGTCAAATTCCCAAGGTTTATGAGAAACTCACTATGTTAGATAAAGTGGTTATGGCAGGAAACCAACTGGAAGTGCTAAACCTGGGGGTGCTGAACTGTATGAGCCACGTCAAACATGTGGATTTGAG GATGAACCATCTGAAAACCATGGTTATTGAGAATCTGGAGGGAAATAAGTACATCACCCACATGGATCTGCGGGACAATCGGCTGACTGACTTAGATCTTAGCTCCTTGTGCAACTTGGAGCAGCTGCATTGTGAGCGCAACCAGCTGAGGGAGCTGACGCTCAGCGGCTTCTCCCTTCGAACTCTCTACGCCAGTTCGAACA GGCTGACAGCAGTGAATGTCTATCCAGTACCCAGTCTGCTCACTTCTCTAGAACTCTCCCG aAACCTGCTTGAGTGTGTCCCTGACTGGGCCTGTGAAGCAAAGAAGATAGAAATATTAGATGTGAGCTATAATCTCCTGACAGAGATTCCTATGAG AATCCTTAGTAGCTTGAGTCTTAGAAAACTAATGGTGGGACACAATCACGTGCAGAACCTTCCAGCGCTGGTGGAGCACATCCCTCTCGAGGTGTTGGATATTCAGCATAACTTGCTCACCAGGCTGCCAGATACACTCTTCTCTAAGGCCTTAAA TCTCAGATACTTGAATGCATCTGCAAATAGTCTGGAGTCTCTGCCATCCACTTGCACTGGGGAGGAGAGTCTGAGTGCACTGCAGCTGCTCTACCTGACCAACAACCTCCTGACAGATCAGTGTGTGCCCGTCCTGGTGGGGCACCCGCACCTGCGAATCTTGCATCTTGCAAACAACCAGCTACAGACTTTTCCCGCAAG CAAACTAAATAAATTGGAGCAATTGGAGGAACTGAACCTAAGTGGCAACAAGCTTAAAACCATCCCCACGACCATCGCAAACTGCAAAAGGCTGCACACTCTGGTGGCGCACTCCAACCACATTAGCATTTTCCCGGAAATACTGCAGTTGCCTCAGATACAG TTTGTAGACCTAAGTTGCAACGACTTGACCGAAATCCTGATTCCAGAGGCTCTGCCTGCTACTTTACAAGACCTGGACCTAACTGGAAATACAAATCTGGTTCTGGAACACAAGACACTAGACACATTTAG CCATATCACCACCCTGAAAATTGATCAGAAACCTTTGCCAACCACTGATTCTACAGTTACATCAACCTTCTGGAGCCACGGACTGGCTGAGATGGCAGGGCAGAGAAACAA GCTATGTGTATCTGCTCTAGCTGTGGATAACTTTGCAGAGGGCGTGGGAGCTGTGTATGGCATGTTTGATGGGGACCGAAATGAGGAGCTCCCTCGCCTACTCCAGTGTACCATGGCAGATGTGCTTTTGGAAGAGGTACAGCAGTCAACAAATGACACAGTTTTCATGGCTCACACCTTCTTGGTATCTCACAG GAAATTAGGAATGGCTGGCCAGAAGCTGGGCTCTTCTGCTCTCCTTTGTTATATCCGCCCTGACACTGCCGATCCAACAAGTAGCTTTAGCTTGACTGTGGCCAACGTTGGCACGTGCCAAGCAGTCCTGTGCCGAAGTGGGAAGCCAGTGCCCCTGTCTAAAGTCTTCAGCCTGGAACAGGACCCGGAGGAGGCCCAGAGGGTGAAGGACCAAAAGGCCATCATAACAGAG GACAACAAAGTGAACGGGGTGACCTGCTGTACCCGGCTGCTGGGCTGTACATACCTCTACCCTTGGATCCTCCCCAGGCCCCACATATCTTCCACTCCACTCACCATTCAGGATGAGTTGCTGATTCTGGGAAACAAAGCATTGTGGGAACACTTGTCATACACAGAAGCAGTCAACGCAGTATGCCGTGTACAAGACCCATTAGCGGCTGCCAAGAAGCTGTGCACATTAGCGCAGAGCTATGGTTGTCAGGACAACGTGGGTGCGATGGTGGTTTATTTGAACGTTGGTGAGGAAGGCTGCACTTGTGAAATGAATGGGCTCACCCTCCCAGGTCCTGTGGGATTTGCTTCAACCGCCGTCATCAAGGACCCGCCCAAGCCGACCACTCCTTCCTCCAGTAGTGGTGTCGCCTCTGAGTTCAGCAGCGAGATGTCCACTTCCGAGGTGAGCAGTGAGGTGGGATCCACTGCTTCTGACGAACATAACACTGTTGGCCTGGATGCTGGCTTGCTTTCGAGGCCAGAGAGGCGCTGCAGCCTCCACCCAACGCCCACATCAGGGGTGTTTCAGCGCCAGCCTTCTTGTGCGACTTTCTCCAGTAACCAGTCTGACAACGGCCTGGACAGTGATGACGACCAGCCCGTTGAAGGGGTCATGACAAACGGCAGCAAGGTGGAAGTAGAGGTAGATATCCACTGCTGTAGGGGGAGGCAGCTTGAGAACTCTCCCGCTCTCAGGGAGAATTCTCCTACCCCGTGCCTCGAGGAACGTGCTAGAGGATTAGCTTTTGGGATCCGAAGACAGAACAGTGTGAATAGTGGCATCCTTCTGCCAGTGAGCAAAGACAAGACGGAGTTACAGAAGTCTCCCTCCACTTCCTGTCTCTACGGAAAGAAACTCTCCAACGGCTCGATTGTGCCCCTGGAAGACAGCCTGAACCTCATCGAGGTGGCCACGGAAGCACCCAGGAAGAAAACTGGCTATTTTGCTGCCCCCGCTCAGCTGGAGCCAGAGGACCAGTTTGTTGTACCTCGTGACCTCGAAGAAGAAGTGAAGGAACAAATGAAACACCACCAGGAAAGCAGGCCTGAGCCTGAGCCCAGCCAAGAGGGTCGGACCGAGCTCGCAGAGGAGTTTGACACGGCGCTGTAG
- the PHLPP2 gene encoding PH domain leucine-rich repeat-containing protein phosphatase 2 isoform X4, with the protein MDHLDRILLSGIYNVRKGKTQLHKWAERLVVLCGTCLIVSSVKDCQTGKMHILPLVGGKVEEVKRRQYCLAFSSAGAQAQTYHVSFETLAEYQRWQRQSSKVVSQRISTVDLSCHSLEEVPEHLFYSQDITYLNLRHNFMQLERPGGLDTFYKFSQLKGLNLSHNKLGSFPVLLCEISTLTELNLSCNGFHDLPSQIGNLLNLQTLCLDGNFLTTLPEELGNLQQLSSLGISFNNFSQIPKVYEKLTMLDKVVMAGNQLEVLNLGVLNCMSHVKHVDLRMNHLKTMVIENLEGNKYITHMDLRDNRLTDLDLSSLCNLEQLHCERNQLRELTLSGFSLRTLYASSNRLTAVNVYPVPSLLTSLELSRNLLECVPDWACEAKKIEILDVSYNLLTEIPMRILSSLSLRKLMVGHNHVQNLPALVEHIPLEVLDIQHNLLTRLPDTLFSKALNLRYLNASANSLESLPSTCTGEESLSALQLLYLTNNLLTDQCVPVLVGHPHLRILHLANNQLQTFPASKLNKLEQLEELNLSGNKLKTIPTTIANCKRLHTLVAHSNHISIFPEILQLPQIQFVDLSCNDLTEILIPEALPATLQDLDLTGNTNLVLEHKTLDTFSHITTLKIDQKPLPTTDSTVTSTFWSHGLAEMAGQRNKLCVSALAVDNFAEGVGAVYGMFDGDRNEELPRLLQCTMADVLLEEVQQSTNDTVFMAHTFLVSHRKLGMAGQKLGSSALLCYIRPDTADPTSSFSLTVANVGTCQAVLCRSGKPVPLSKVFSLEQDPEEAQRVKDQKAIITEDNKVNGVTCCTRLLGCTYLYPWILPRPHISSTPLTIQDELLILGNKALWEHLSYTEAVNAVCRVQDPLAAAKKLCTLAQSYGCQDNVGAMVVYLNVGEEGCTCEMNGLTLPGPVGFASTAVIKDPPKPTTPSSSSGVASEFSSEMSTSEVSSEVGSTASDEHNTVGLDAGLLSRPERRCSLHPTPTSGVFQRQPSCATFSSNQSDNGLDSDDDQPVEGVMTNGSKVEVEVDIHCCRGRQLENSPALRENSPTPCLEERARGLAFGIRRQNSVNSGILLPVSKDKTELQKSPSTSCLYGKKLSNGSIVPLEDSLNLIEVATEAPRKKTGYFAAPAQLEPEDQFVVPRDLEEEVKEQMKHHQESRPEPEPSQEGRTELAEEFDTAL; encoded by the exons GTGGTGTCCCAGCGTATCAGTACCGTGGACCTCTCGTGTCACAGCCTTGAGGAGGTTCCTGAGCATCTCTTCTACAGTCAAGATATCACCTACCTCAACTTGCGACACAACTTCATGCAATTAGAAAGACCAGGGGGCCTTGACACTTTCTACAA attttcTCAGCTTAAGGGCCTGAACTTGTCCCATAATAAGCTTGGGTCATTTCCTGTACTGTTATGTGAAATTTCTACCCTGACCGAGCTCAACCTTTCCTGTAATGGATTCCACGACCTGCCGAGTCAGATTGGCAATCTGCTGAA TCTTCAAACCCTCTGTCTTGATGGCAACTTTCTGACTACTTTACCTGAAGAATTGGGAAATCTGCAACAGCTTTCCTCCCTGGGAATTTCCTTCAACAACTTTAGTCAAATTCCCAAGGTTTATGAGAAACTCACTATGTTAGATAAAGTGGTTATGGCAGGAAACCAACTGGAAGTGCTAAACCTGGGGGTGCTGAACTGTATGAGCCACGTCAAACATGTGGATTTGAG GATGAACCATCTGAAAACCATGGTTATTGAGAATCTGGAGGGAAATAAGTACATCACCCACATGGATCTGCGGGACAATCGGCTGACTGACTTAGATCTTAGCTCCTTGTGCAACTTGGAGCAGCTGCATTGTGAGCGCAACCAGCTGAGGGAGCTGACGCTCAGCGGCTTCTCCCTTCGAACTCTCTACGCCAGTTCGAACA GGCTGACAGCAGTGAATGTCTATCCAGTACCCAGTCTGCTCACTTCTCTAGAACTCTCCCG aAACCTGCTTGAGTGTGTCCCTGACTGGGCCTGTGAAGCAAAGAAGATAGAAATATTAGATGTGAGCTATAATCTCCTGACAGAGATTCCTATGAG AATCCTTAGTAGCTTGAGTCTTAGAAAACTAATGGTGGGACACAATCACGTGCAGAACCTTCCAGCGCTGGTGGAGCACATCCCTCTCGAGGTGTTGGATATTCAGCATAACTTGCTCACCAGGCTGCCAGATACACTCTTCTCTAAGGCCTTAAA TCTCAGATACTTGAATGCATCTGCAAATAGTCTGGAGTCTCTGCCATCCACTTGCACTGGGGAGGAGAGTCTGAGTGCACTGCAGCTGCTCTACCTGACCAACAACCTCCTGACAGATCAGTGTGTGCCCGTCCTGGTGGGGCACCCGCACCTGCGAATCTTGCATCTTGCAAACAACCAGCTACAGACTTTTCCCGCAAG CAAACTAAATAAATTGGAGCAATTGGAGGAACTGAACCTAAGTGGCAACAAGCTTAAAACCATCCCCACGACCATCGCAAACTGCAAAAGGCTGCACACTCTGGTGGCGCACTCCAACCACATTAGCATTTTCCCGGAAATACTGCAGTTGCCTCAGATACAG TTTGTAGACCTAAGTTGCAACGACTTGACCGAAATCCTGATTCCAGAGGCTCTGCCTGCTACTTTACAAGACCTGGACCTAACTGGAAATACAAATCTGGTTCTGGAACACAAGACACTAGACACATTTAG CCATATCACCACCCTGAAAATTGATCAGAAACCTTTGCCAACCACTGATTCTACAGTTACATCAACCTTCTGGAGCCACGGACTGGCTGAGATGGCAGGGCAGAGAAACAA GCTATGTGTATCTGCTCTAGCTGTGGATAACTTTGCAGAGGGCGTGGGAGCTGTGTATGGCATGTTTGATGGGGACCGAAATGAGGAGCTCCCTCGCCTACTCCAGTGTACCATGGCAGATGTGCTTTTGGAAGAGGTACAGCAGTCAACAAATGACACAGTTTTCATGGCTCACACCTTCTTGGTATCTCACAG GAAATTAGGAATGGCTGGCCAGAAGCTGGGCTCTTCTGCTCTCCTTTGTTATATCCGCCCTGACACTGCCGATCCAACAAGTAGCTTTAGCTTGACTGTGGCCAACGTTGGCACGTGCCAAGCAGTCCTGTGCCGAAGTGGGAAGCCAGTGCCCCTGTCTAAAGTCTTCAGCCTGGAACAGGACCCGGAGGAGGCCCAGAGGGTGAAGGACCAAAAGGCCATCATAACAGAG GACAACAAAGTGAACGGGGTGACCTGCTGTACCCGGCTGCTGGGCTGTACATACCTCTACCCTTGGATCCTCCCCAGGCCCCACATATCTTCCACTCCACTCACCATTCAGGATGAGTTGCTGATTCTGGGAAACAAAGCATTGTGGGAACACTTGTCATACACAGAAGCAGTCAACGCAGTATGCCGTGTACAAGACCCATTAGCGGCTGCCAAGAAGCTGTGCACATTAGCGCAGAGCTATGGTTGTCAGGACAACGTGGGTGCGATGGTGGTTTATTTGAACGTTGGTGAGGAAGGCTGCACTTGTGAAATGAATGGGCTCACCCTCCCAGGTCCTGTGGGATTTGCTTCAACCGCCGTCATCAAGGACCCGCCCAAGCCGACCACTCCTTCCTCCAGTAGTGGTGTCGCCTCTGAGTTCAGCAGCGAGATGTCCACTTCCGAGGTGAGCAGTGAGGTGGGATCCACTGCTTCTGACGAACATAACACTGTTGGCCTGGATGCTGGCTTGCTTTCGAGGCCAGAGAGGCGCTGCAGCCTCCACCCAACGCCCACATCAGGGGTGTTTCAGCGCCAGCCTTCTTGTGCGACTTTCTCCAGTAACCAGTCTGACAACGGCCTGGACAGTGATGACGACCAGCCCGTTGAAGGGGTCATGACAAACGGCAGCAAGGTGGAAGTAGAGGTAGATATCCACTGCTGTAGGGGGAGGCAGCTTGAGAACTCTCCCGCTCTCAGGGAGAATTCTCCTACCCCGTGCCTCGAGGAACGTGCTAGAGGATTAGCTTTTGGGATCCGAAGACAGAACAGTGTGAATAGTGGCATCCTTCTGCCAGTGAGCAAAGACAAGACGGAGTTACAGAAGTCTCCCTCCACTTCCTGTCTCTACGGAAAGAAACTCTCCAACGGCTCGATTGTGCCCCTGGAAGACAGCCTGAACCTCATCGAGGTGGCCACGGAAGCACCCAGGAAGAAAACTGGCTATTTTGCTGCCCCCGCTCAGCTGGAGCCAGAGGACCAGTTTGTTGTACCTCGTGACCTCGAAGAAGAAGTGAAGGAACAAATGAAACACCACCAGGAAAGCAGGCCTGAGCCTGAGCCCAGCCAAGAGGGTCGGACCGAGCTCGCAGAGGAGTTTGACACGGCGCTGTAG